GAGGATCTCCATATACGGAGAGCGTTGACGTCAAAATGTATCTTTGGGTACGCCCCGCAAAAGCTTCGCAAGCCGACTTCGCCGCATCCGGCGAGTAACAGATGTTGTCATAGACAATATCCCACATGTCGGTCTGCGCAACCTCGGCAAGAGATTTCGGGTCCTCTCGATCCATTTTAATCCGATTGACCTCGGGTCCAAAGTCTACATTCGTTTTGCCGCGAGTTGCGACGGTGATTTGAGACTTTCCTTCCCACAGTAAATGATCAACCAGACGTTTGCCGAAGAACCGTGTCCCACCAAGTATAAGTACTTTTTTCATCCGATAAAACCTCCTAACCTGTTCTGGTCATGCGTATCTTATTAAAACCTTCATGAATGAAGTGCTGTCTGTGCTGTTGCAATTCAGGTATGTTTACCGGGATTTCACAATATGGAGCATCGTGTGTGCTCCACGCTGGAATTCGTATAAAGTTTTCTCTTCAGATGTAATATATCCGCGTTCTTCCAGTATAGCCTTTAATTGATCCATATGCTCATAACGCTTGCCAGACAAGTCTACCGTAGGAAAAATACGCAGCTCCCGTTTGCTCACACGCAACAGCTCAAGGATCGTCTGAAGATGGAATTCGGCATCCAGACGATCTGCATACGTAAACAGGAAATGCGCAGACAACGTCAGGTCGAATTGTTCATCGGCAAAAGGTAACTCCGGCAGTACAGAAGCCACATAACGGTCAGGGAAACGTCTCATATCCGCTACACAATCGGTGATTGCACGTCTACGTTCTTCTTCCAAGCCATGGATCGAACCGAAATCATCCCATCTATATTTGTCTTGTACTTGTTCCATTTGTTTCATCGTATGTTCAATATCCTGAAGTCCCTTCACTTCCAGTTGGCCGATCTCATGTTCATAGGCAATATCCGCTGCCATGGGATCTGCACCCCACTTTCGCGAATGGCTGCTGAATGAACAAGCCCCACCTGGACAATCGAGAATAGACTTACCTTTAATTTCTTCCACGGTCAGGTTGAACATCTTCATATATTCCTCGAAGGTTCGCCCGATAAAAATAATCTGTGCCAGCTCCAGGCCGGCTACTCTGCTCTTCTGCTCATCTCTGCTCATCTCGTCTCAGCTCACTTTCCAGAATTAATCGTTAGGAAAAACAAGACCAATCTGCTGCCGGATCTGATCCATTACCTGCATGGTAACATAGGAACGTTCATACGTGTTCATGGCCGATTCCTTTTTGCCCTGCTGAATCAGATTGACAAACTCCTCCACCTCATAATACATCGACGGATGAATTTGCTCGGCAGTGAGTTTTTCCACCGTACCATCATTGTAGCGTATCTCCGCATGCTCAGGTGAACCAATTTTGTCAATGATGATGCTGCCGCGTTCGCCCATAATTTCGCTTGGAACATGAGAGTTGGAGATTTTGGAGTACGTCACTACCGCTTCCATCTCATCATAATTCAGAATGACACTGCCTTGTCCATCTACCCCGGATTCCAGCATCACTGCCTGGGACTGAACTTGTTTAGGCTCGCCAAACAGCGTAATCAATGGATAGAGACAGTATACACCAAGATCCATTAACGCCCCATTAGCAAGATCGGGTTTGAACGCATTCAGGACGATTCCTTCCTTGTACTTGTCGTACCGGGAAGAGTACTGGCAGTAGCTTGCCACATATTTGCGTACCGGGCCAATTTTATGTAGGTGAGATTGTACCATTTTGAACGAGGGAACAAGGGTCGATTTCATCGCCTCCATGAGCAGAACTCCATGTTCTTTCGCTGTATCAATCATACGACGGACCTCTGCCCCATTGGCAGCCAAAGGTTTCTCGCACAGTACATGTTTGCCGTTTCTCAGAAACAACTCTGCCTGCTCCGCATGAAAGGTATTGGGTGTTGCAATGTACACCGCATCAAGACCATCACTCGTCGCCATCTCTTCGAGGCTGGTGAATCGAAGTGCAGCCTGATATTGATCTGCAAATGCATTAGCTTTATCTTCAGTCCTTGAGTATACGGCGGTCAATTCGAATCCTTCGACTTGTGCAGCGGCCTCAAGAAGTCTCTCTGTAATCCAGTTGGTACCTACCACGCCAAAACGAATCATTCAATCTACCTCTTTCATAAATAAATTTCACGCTTAAACAGCTTGCCATCCTGTACATTGTAGCCTATATTTCATTCAGATTGAAGGGATGTCCTTTTCCAACATATTGATATCTTGCTTTTTTGTTTGAAACTTCGTCCATCTCCGTAAATCAGGGGTATAATGAAACTTGAGGTGATTCTTTTGGAAAGTCACAATTCCTATCAAACAGATTCTGTTCCTATAGATGACAAACAGTGGAATGCCATTATCCACAACGACAGCAGCTTTGATGGTAAATTCTATTACGGTGTCAAAACAACAGGCATCTTTTGCCGACCTTCCTGCAAGTCGAAAGCACCCAAATATGAGAATGTCTCTATATTTAACAACCCTGAAGAAGCATTAGCTCTACATTTCCGTCCATGCAAACGGTGCAAACCAACGGGCGAGCGAATCCCTGATCAGGAATGGATTTCTGTTGTAACAGACTATATTGAACATCATTTTGTCGAGCCTCTAACACTAGATATTCTTGCAAATGTGAGCCACGGGAGTCCATATCATCTGCATCGGGTGTTCAAACGGATTACAGGTCTAACTCCGGTGGAGTATATTCAGGAAAAAAGAGTCACCGAAGCCCGGAAATTGCTTGAAAGCACCCGGCTCACTGTTTCAGATATCGGTCGACAGGTTGGCATAGCCAATCCGGCGTATTTTATTACTGTATTTCGAAAACATACAGGCAGCACACCTGCCAATTATCGTGAACAAAGGCGTGATCCATCATGAAGACCAATTTGGTATACAAAGTACCTAAAACATTGCTGAACAAAGGAACCGGGTTCCTTAATGGTTATACGCATACGCTGAATCCCTACACAGGCTGCGCTTTTGGCTGTTCCTACTGTTATGTAAGGCAAATGCCCGTCTCTTTATTTCGTAATGAACCATGGGGCAGCTGGGTTGATGTGAAACAGGAAGCCGCCAATGTGTTTGCCAAAGAGCTGAAGCGTGCGAAATCAAAAGGTAAAGTCACTCTTTTTATGTCATCCAGTACAGACCCGTATCAACCCATAGAATATAAGGAGCAAATCACGCGGTCTTTGCTAGAAGTCATGGTCCAGCATCCACCTGATTTTATATTGGTACAGACCCGAAGTCCATTGGTGACCCGAGATATCGATCTGCTGCAAAAGTTGGGTGACCGGGTCCGGGTTAGCATGACCGTGGAAACGGATCTGGATGATATCCGCAAGCAGTTCAGTCCTTCAGCTCCGCCAATCGCTGGCAGATTGCGTGCACTGGAACAACTCCGAGATGCCGGTATCCCCACACAGGCTGCTATTGCGCCAGTATTACCCAGCAGCGAAAATTTTGCAGCCATCCTGAGGCCGCTTGTTGATCGTATTTGCGTTGATGATTACTTTATGGGAGATGGCAGTGAGGGCAAACGAACCCGGAGACTTGGCATAAAGCCACTTTACGAACAAGTGGGCAAGGAAAATTGGTACAGTCCTGAGGCATACAAAATGGTAGTCGAGCGAATGAAGGCACATTTTGAGGAAGATGAAATTTGGATTAGCCAGGCCGGATTCGAACCCTGAAACCCTGATCATGCCTTGATATAAAATGAAAATAGCCCTGCTTCCCTCGCATCGGGAGTCAGGGCTATTCTTCTAACTTAATCGATTATTGATCAAGTGTGTACAATGGAAGATCTGCCGGCAGTGCAGCTGGGCGCTGACATGTGCTTTCCATTTTATAAAAAGTCTGCTCATCCGAAGAATCATGGAATGCCCACATGGCTTCAAGTACATGATAGGCCAGCTCTCCACTTGCTCTGTGAGCGCGACCGCTGCCCACTGCATAAGCCATATCTGCAACACCGATGCCACGTGTATTTTCCTGATATCCTGGAAGAAGAGGCACCTCAGTCCACTCCTGATCTCCCATCAACCGGTAACGAACCGGACCGCCGAATGTGTTTGGATCAGGAACCTGTAGGGTTCCATGGGTGCCGTATACTTCAATCGGTGGCAATACACTTCCGCCAAATACGTCAAAACTCGTAATCAGCGTGCCGATAGCTCCCTGCTCAAATTGCAGCAATCCAGCTACATGCGTCGGAATTTCTACAGGGATGCTCTGACCCCGCTTTTTTTCACTCGTGATCGTCCGCTGCTCCATCGCTTTGCCCGTCATGCCAGCAATGGACTTGATTGGCCCAAGTAATTGTACTAGCGCAGTCAGGTAGTAAGGCCCCATATCAAACATCGGCCCACCACCGGCTGCATAGTAGAACTCCGGATCGGGATGCCAGTGCTCATGCCCACGGCTCATCATAAATGCGGTAGCTGCCACAGGTTTGCCAATGACACCATCCTCTACCACTTTGAGTGCAGTCTGTATGCCTGAACCAAAGAACGTCTCTGGTGCACAGCCTACCAGCAGACCTTTACGCTTGGCCGTTTCCAGAACCGTCTGACCTTCTTCGCGTGTAACGGCGAGTGGTTTTTCCACATATACATGTTTGCCTGCTTCGAGCGCTCTCAAGCATACATCCGCATGAACGGCAGGGATTGTCAGATTGATAATCAGGTCGATCTCAGGGTCTGCCAAAATTTCATCTACCGTATATACGTTAGGAACAGAATAAGCAGCTGCTTGCTCCTCTGCTCTGCTCCGGTCAAGATCCGCAACCGCAATAAGATCGAGCACCTCAAATCGGTGACAGTTCTCCATATAAATACCGCTGATTTTACCGCAGCCAATAATGCCTACTTTCATTGTTTTCATGCTTGGACTCCCTTTCTGTTCCCACTGGATATAGCGCTTCCATAAAAACTCTAGATGGCTGTGATGTGGGGCAATATTTTTTCTCAACGGATGTGAATTAGATTGAATATAATTTAGTGACTTTGGTTATCAGCCATTCCTGTGTAAACTTCCGCCAATTCGTTCGTACGGCTATGCGCAAGTGCTTTACCTGCGGCAGTCCATTTGAAACCACTACGCATCATTTCAGTAACTTGTTTCATCTCCACAATATCTGCATGGTGTCCGAGCGAATTGTAGAACACACGGCCTGCACCCCAGCGCTTGGTCCAAACGACTGGCATATCTACTGGGCCATTGGCTGCGTGAGGACCGTTAACAATTGGGAAACGTGTTGTTGCCAGCACTTCCACTGCAGGGTCCACATGCAGGTAGTACTGTTCACTTTTCACCTGGAAATCTTCAATATGATCCAAGAGCGGACTGGAACCACGCTTCATGTTTACCGTGTACTCCACGCCGTCGTTCCCTGGATGCGCAACCCACTGTCCACCCGTCATGAACTGCCAGTCGACGTTGTTGCGGAACGCATCACACATCCCGCCATGAAGACCCGCAAGACCCACGCCACTCTGGACAGCCGCAGATACATTATTGACCAGTTCCTGTTCAATCTGCCCCATCGTCCACAGCGGAATGATTAGGTCCAGACCCAGCAGTTTCTCTGCATCCGCATAAGCTTCCAATGTATCTGAGACTTCAACCTCGAATTGTTCTTCCTTCAAAATGCGTTCAAAAATTGCTGCTACCTGCTCTGGTTCATGTCCATCCCAGCCGCCCCATACGATTAGTGCTTTGCTCATCACTGATCACTCGCTTTCCGGAAGTTAAGTTATTGTCATTCTCTATCGGACCTTACGCAAACTCAAGACCTCTCCGAGGTCAACATCCTAGCTAAAATCTAGTTTATTTATTTCAAATGGGTGCCACCATGATGTCCACTTCGCAATTCAGTGAGTGGCTCAATACTTACATTTCTTCTAGCGACACCCAGCGGCGCTCTGTAACGGAACGTTCAACGGCTTCCAATACTGCTTGACAGGCAACCCCATCATGGAAACTTGGCTCAGGCTGCCGTCCTTCGGAGATCGCAGTCACCAGTTCCAGCATTTCATGTGTGAACGTGTGCTCGAATCCAATCGTATGTCCTGCAGGCCACCACGCCTCAGCATATTTGTGTGCCGGATCGGTCGCCAGAACACGGCGGAAGCCCTGCACATCTTCATCGTCCTTCGTAAAATACACTTCCAGTTCATTCATCCGTTCAAAATCAAACCGAACGCTTCCCAGACTGCCGTTGATCTCAAAGGAGTTGGTACTGCGATGCCCTGCTGCAAAGCGTGTAGCCTCAAAGCTTCCGAGTGCACCATCTGCAAATCGTGCCAGGAACAAAGTGGCATCATCTACCGTCACTTCTCCCTTAGGTGCACCTGCGTTCGAACTGCCTTTGGCACTAAGTCCGGTCATTTCCGAAGCCAGCGGCCGCTCTTTAATGAACGTTTCGCTCATCCCGATCACTTCCTTGAATTCACCCACCAGGAAACGTGCCAGATCAATTAGATGTGCGCCAAGATCGCCATGCGAACCGGAGCCGGCCACTTC
Above is a window of Paenibacillus sp. E222 DNA encoding:
- a CDS encoding Gfo/Idh/MocA family protein → MSNRLRVGMVGYKFMGKAHSNAYRSLPMFFPSAPLQPEMSVICGRNEQGVQEAANQFGWSESVTDWRELVRRDDIDLIDINAPSDAHKEIALEAARQGKHLFCEKPLALSLADSREMLQAAEEAGVAHMVGFNYRFSPAVQLAKELVQSGRLGKIYHFRAFFLQDWIMDPSFPLVWRLQKEVAGSGSHGDLGAHLIDLARFLVGEFKEVIGMSETFIKERPLASEMTGLSAKGSSNAGAPKGEVTVDDATLFLARFADGALGSFEATRFAAGHRSTNSFEINGSLGSVRFDFERMNELEVYFTKDDEDVQGFRRVLATDPAHKYAEAWWPAGHTIGFEHTFTHEMLELVTAISEGRQPEPSFHDGVACQAVLEAVERSVTERRWVSLEEM
- a CDS encoding bifunctional transcriptional activator/DNA repair enzyme AdaA yields the protein MILLESHNSYQTDSVPIDDKQWNAIIHNDSSFDGKFYYGVKTTGIFCRPSCKSKAPKYENVSIFNNPEEALALHFRPCKRCKPTGERIPDQEWISVVTDYIEHHFVEPLTLDILANVSHGSPYHLHRVFKRITGLTPVEYIQEKRVTEARKLLESTRLTVSDIGRQVGIANPAYFITVFRKHTGSTPANYREQRRDPS
- a CDS encoding radical SAM protein; the encoded protein is MKTNLVYKVPKTLLNKGTGFLNGYTHTLNPYTGCAFGCSYCYVRQMPVSLFRNEPWGSWVDVKQEAANVFAKELKRAKSKGKVTLFMSSSTDPYQPIEYKEQITRSLLEVMVQHPPDFILVQTRSPLVTRDIDLLQKLGDRVRVSMTVETDLDDIRKQFSPSAPPIAGRLRALEQLRDAGIPTQAAIAPVLPSSENFAAILRPLVDRICVDDYFMGDGSEGKRTRRLGIKPLYEQVGKENWYSPEAYKMVVERMKAHFEEDEIWISQAGFEP
- a CDS encoding Gfo/Idh/MocA family protein, whose protein sequence is MIRFGVVGTNWITERLLEAAAQVEGFELTAVYSRTEDKANAFADQYQAALRFTSLEEMATSDGLDAVYIATPNTFHAEQAELFLRNGKHVLCEKPLAANGAEVRRMIDTAKEHGVLLMEAMKSTLVPSFKMVQSHLHKIGPVRKYVASYCQYSSRYDKYKEGIVLNAFKPDLANGALMDLGVYCLYPLITLFGEPKQVQSQAVMLESGVDGQGSVILNYDEMEAVVTYSKISNSHVPSEIMGERGSIIIDKIGSPEHAEIRYNDGTVEKLTAEQIHPSMYYEVEEFVNLIQQGKKESAMNTYERSYVTMQVMDQIRQQIGLVFPND
- a CDS encoding Gfo/Idh/MocA family protein, translated to MKTMKVGIIGCGKISGIYMENCHRFEVLDLIAVADLDRSRAEEQAAAYSVPNVYTVDEILADPEIDLIINLTIPAVHADVCLRALEAGKHVYVEKPLAVTREEGQTVLETAKRKGLLVGCAPETFFGSGIQTALKVVEDGVIGKPVAATAFMMSRGHEHWHPDPEFYYAAGGGPMFDMGPYYLTALVQLLGPIKSIAGMTGKAMEQRTITSEKKRGQSIPVEIPTHVAGLLQFEQGAIGTLITSFDVFGGSVLPPIEVYGTHGTLQVPDPNTFGGPVRYRLMGDQEWTEVPLLPGYQENTRGIGVADMAYAVGSGRAHRASGELAYHVLEAMWAFHDSSDEQTFYKMESTCQRPAALPADLPLYTLDQ
- a CDS encoding ThuA domain-containing protein, encoding MSKALIVWGGWDGHEPEQVAAIFERILKEEQFEVEVSDTLEAYADAEKLLGLDLIIPLWTMGQIEQELVNNVSAAVQSGVGLAGLHGGMCDAFRNNVDWQFMTGGQWVAHPGNDGVEYTVNMKRGSSPLLDHIEDFQVKSEQYYLHVDPAVEVLATTRFPIVNGPHAANGPVDMPVVWTKRWGAGRVFYNSLGHHADIVEMKQVTEMMRSGFKWTAAGKALAHSRTNELAEVYTGMADNQSH
- a CDS encoding SAM-dependent methyltransferase is translated as MSRDEQKSRVAGLELAQIIFIGRTFEEYMKMFNLTVEEIKGKSILDCPGGACSFSSHSRKWGADPMAADIAYEHEIGQLEVKGLQDIEHTMKQMEQVQDKYRWDDFGSIHGLEEERRRAITDCVADMRRFPDRYVASVLPELPFADEQFDLTLSAHFLFTYADRLDAEFHLQTILELLRVSKRELRIFPTVDLSGKRYEHMDQLKAILEERGYITSEEKTLYEFQRGAHTMLHIVKSR